A single window of Desulfovibrio inopinatus DSM 10711 DNA harbors:
- a CDS encoding GDP-mannose 4,6-dehydratase, whose translation MKKALILGVSGQDGAYLAKLLLEKGYTVVGTSRDAQIASFSSLKTLGIYDHVETRSLSLIDFRGVLQVLTDVAPDEIYNLAGQSSVGLSFEQPLETFHSIGLGTLNLLEAIRYLRSDIRFYNACSSECFGETGETPATEATPFHPRSPYAVAKAASFWEVANYREAYSIFACSGILFNHESPLRPARFVTMKIIDAACRIAAGSKEVLTLGNIDVARDWGWAPEYVDAMWRMLQADKPEDFVIATGTTYPLQALVAEAFRAVGLDWKDHVQSDPRLLRPSDILVSRADPSKAAEKLGWRAVNHMPDVVRLMVGQRQQLVQSEMK comes from the coding sequence ATGAAGAAAGCGCTGATTTTGGGGGTATCCGGACAGGATGGGGCCTATCTTGCCAAGTTGCTGTTGGAAAAGGGGTATACTGTTGTCGGAACCTCACGAGATGCGCAGATTGCGTCGTTTTCCAGCCTCAAGACGCTGGGTATTTATGATCACGTGGAAACACGGTCACTGTCGCTGATTGATTTTCGTGGTGTTCTCCAGGTGTTGACCGATGTGGCACCGGACGAGATTTATAACCTGGCTGGACAAAGTTCGGTTGGTTTGTCCTTCGAACAACCGCTTGAGACCTTTCACAGCATTGGGCTGGGAACGTTGAATTTACTTGAGGCCATTCGCTATCTTCGATCGGATATTCGATTTTACAATGCATGTTCGAGTGAATGTTTCGGTGAAACAGGCGAGACTCCTGCCACGGAAGCAACGCCGTTTCATCCGCGTAGTCCCTATGCTGTGGCGAAAGCTGCATCGTTCTGGGAAGTGGCCAACTACAGAGAAGCGTATTCTATTTTTGCTTGTTCCGGCATTTTGTTTAATCACGAGTCCCCATTGCGACCGGCACGTTTTGTTACCATGAAAATCATTGATGCAGCGTGTCGTATTGCAGCCGGTTCGAAAGAAGTGCTGACGTTGGGAAATATCGACGTGGCCCGAGACTGGGGATGGGCTCCCGAGTATGTCGATGCCATGTGGCGCATGCTGCAGGCCGATAAGCCCGAAGATTTTGTTATTGCCACGGGAACCACATACCCATTGCAAGCGCTTGTTGCCGAAGCGTTTCGTGCTGTGGGACTCGACTGGAAAGATCATGTACAAAGCGATCCACGGCTTTTACGGCCGTCGGATATTCTCGTTAGCCGAGCCGACCCGTCCAAAGCGGCGGAGAAACTTGGCTGGCGTGCCGTTAATCATATGCCCGATGTTGTTCGTCTTATGGTCGGGCAACGCCAACAGCTTGTGCAATCGGAGATGAAATGA
- the gmd gene encoding GDP-mannose 4,6-dehydratase encodes MTTRKVALITGITGQDGAYLAEFLLGKGYEVHGIKRRASLFNTDRIDHLYQDPHVDGRRFILHYGDLTDSTNLIRIVQQVQPDEIYNLAAQSHVQVSFETPEYTANADGLGTLRILEAIRILGLEKKTRFYQASTSELFGLVQEVPQTEKTPFYPRSPYAVAKLYGYWITVNYREAYGMYACNGILFNHESPVRGETFVTRKITRAIARIKLGLQECLYLGNLDAKRDWGHAKDYVEMQWLMLQQDEPDDFVIATGVQYSVRDFVIAAAKEAGIAIEFSGEGLDEKGVDPKTGNVLVSVDPRYFRPTEVATLLGDPAKAKEKLGWEPCISLDEMVAEMVRADLRDAERDNLCRTQGYTTFDYNE; translated from the coding sequence ATGACCACAAGAAAAGTCGCCCTAATCACCGGTATCACCGGCCAGGATGGGGCATATCTCGCCGAGTTTCTTCTGGGAAAAGGATATGAAGTCCATGGCATCAAACGCCGGGCATCGTTGTTCAATACTGATCGAATCGATCATCTCTACCAAGATCCGCACGTTGATGGACGCCGGTTCATTCTGCATTACGGTGATTTGACCGACTCGACCAATCTTATTCGCATTGTCCAACAAGTGCAGCCGGACGAAATTTATAATTTGGCTGCGCAAAGCCATGTGCAAGTCTCGTTCGAGACGCCGGAATATACGGCGAATGCCGATGGCTTGGGCACGTTGCGGATTCTTGAAGCCATTCGTATTTTGGGCCTGGAGAAGAAAACTCGGTTTTATCAAGCTTCCACCTCCGAGCTTTTTGGCCTTGTTCAGGAAGTGCCGCAGACTGAAAAGACTCCTTTTTATCCACGAAGCCCGTATGCTGTCGCGAAACTCTACGGCTATTGGATTACGGTGAACTACCGTGAAGCGTATGGAATGTATGCCTGCAACGGAATACTCTTTAACCATGAATCTCCGGTGCGCGGGGAAACTTTTGTAACCCGCAAAATTACCAGAGCCATAGCCCGTATCAAACTCGGATTGCAGGAGTGTCTCTATCTGGGCAACCTCGATGCCAAGCGCGATTGGGGACACGCCAAAGATTACGTGGAAATGCAATGGCTCATGTTGCAACAAGACGAACCTGATGATTTTGTCATTGCGACCGGGGTGCAGTATTCGGTGCGTGACTTTGTTATCGCTGCAGCCAAAGAAGCTGGGATTGCTATAGAATTTTCAGGTGAAGGCCTTGACGAGAAGGGAGTTGATCCCAAAACCGGCAACGTCCTTGTTTCCGTTGATCCGCGATATTTCCGGCCTACCGAAGTGGCGACGCTTTTGGGTGATCCTGCCAAAGCCAAAGAGAAACTTGGCTGGGAGCCATGTATCTCGTTGGATGAAATGGTAGCGGAAATGGTGCGGGCTGATTTGCGCGATGCGGAACGCGACAATTTATGCCGTACACAAGGATATACGACCTTCGATTATAATGAATAG
- a CDS encoding TIGR03960 family B12-binding radical SAM protein produces MKDILYRLPRPSHYIGSEWGAVVKDPEAVDVHMAFAFPDLYEVGMSYVGQKILYEVVNAEMSRYAERVFAPTREAAEVMQAERVPLSSLETGTPLAQLDAIAFHLTHELCYTNVLFMLDLAGIPLRSQDRNETHPLILAGGGCTFNAEPMAPFFDIMVLGDGERVILEILDAIAAAKQAEESRAELLTRLQTIQGVYVPSCFDADDTTGAVTSHCPGYDVVHKAIVEDLNAVTQPTHQVLPFGKAVHDRLSLEIARGCTRGCRFCQAGMLYRPVRERSLESLAQALRDGLDDSGYEELAFLSLSTGDYSALDSLFRQSASACLAEQISISLPSLRAGTLTEEMRSLMSRLRRTGATVAPEAGSQRLRDVVNKGITEEDILKHAEGLFASGWQNLKLYFMIGLPTETEDDVRAIFDLAMKVLATAGPRAKRLNITVAVSPFVPKPHTPFQWEAQLSRDEVHARVSFLRNLFFRHRKRFTVRWHDPKMTWLEGIFARGDRHLADAVETAYRKDALFCSWIDQLDLAPWEEAFAEHGIDADAYLGARDEGAPLPWDHLHSGVEKDFLLRERRRALEEKSTPDCRYGACSACGVCDMGDRRSPLSANMPEETRITPHLVSKTPWWETESGETVDYPNIRDELGKKVVHLKLRYEKTGPAVALSQLELQTVFDRALRRAKLKPAFSKGFNPQPLFHFGWALPVGVASLDEWFGLFFRVPTDPETLPDILNAKLPQGIRIIDATPLTMARKIPMPTAERFTLRFVDTKTTKSFLPLWKEFQDDSERIVEVTSKRGAKQVDIRPYFASLDIQDESLAFEIDWRHGYMSPLKLVGAVCDGVHASKLLLTKIEQCFEDAG; encoded by the coding sequence ATGAAGGATATTCTTTATCGGTTGCCGCGGCCGAGCCATTATATTGGCTCGGAGTGGGGCGCAGTTGTCAAAGACCCCGAGGCCGTAGACGTTCATATGGCGTTTGCCTTCCCCGATCTCTACGAGGTGGGCATGTCGTATGTCGGGCAAAAGATTCTCTATGAAGTCGTCAATGCCGAAATGTCGCGGTATGCCGAACGAGTCTTCGCACCGACGCGTGAAGCTGCCGAGGTTATGCAAGCCGAACGGGTGCCCCTTTCCAGCCTGGAAACCGGAACACCGCTTGCCCAGCTTGACGCCATCGCATTTCACCTCACGCACGAGCTGTGTTATACGAACGTGCTCTTCATGCTCGATCTGGCAGGTATCCCTTTGCGGAGTCAGGATCGAAACGAAACCCATCCCCTCATTCTTGCCGGGGGCGGCTGCACCTTCAACGCTGAACCCATGGCGCCGTTTTTCGATATCATGGTGCTTGGCGACGGGGAGCGGGTTATTCTCGAAATCCTCGATGCTATCGCAGCAGCAAAGCAGGCCGAAGAATCGCGCGCGGAATTGTTGACACGTTTGCAAACGATTCAGGGCGTCTATGTCCCGTCCTGTTTTGATGCTGATGACACCACCGGCGCGGTGACGTCGCATTGTCCCGGCTATGATGTCGTCCACAAGGCCATTGTTGAAGACCTCAATGCTGTGACTCAACCAACGCACCAGGTGCTTCCATTCGGTAAAGCCGTGCATGATCGGTTATCGCTTGAAATTGCACGCGGTTGCACGCGCGGCTGTCGTTTCTGCCAGGCCGGCATGTTGTATCGACCGGTACGCGAACGCAGCCTTGAATCGTTGGCCCAGGCCTTACGCGATGGATTGGACGATTCTGGCTACGAAGAACTAGCCTTCCTGTCGTTATCCACGGGCGATTATTCAGCGCTTGATTCGTTGTTCCGGCAAAGTGCGTCGGCGTGTTTGGCCGAACAAATTTCCATTTCGCTCCCGTCTTTGCGAGCCGGCACGCTCACCGAAGAAATGCGGTCGCTCATGTCGCGCTTGCGTCGCACCGGCGCGACCGTTGCCCCGGAAGCCGGGTCGCAGCGTCTGCGGGATGTCGTCAACAAAGGCATTACCGAAGAAGATATTCTCAAGCACGCGGAAGGGCTGTTTGCCTCGGGCTGGCAGAATTTAAAACTCTATTTCATGATCGGCCTGCCCACGGAAACCGAAGACGATGTCCGGGCCATTTTCGATCTCGCCATGAAGGTGCTGGCCACGGCCGGTCCCAGGGCCAAACGCCTCAATATTACTGTGGCGGTTTCACCGTTTGTGCCCAAACCACACACGCCGTTTCAATGGGAAGCACAGCTCAGTCGCGATGAAGTCCACGCCCGGGTATCGTTTCTGCGCAATTTGTTTTTCCGCCATCGCAAACGGTTTACCGTGCGTTGGCATGATCCGAAAATGACATGGCTTGAAGGCATTTTTGCCCGCGGTGATCGCCATTTGGCCGACGCCGTGGAAACGGCCTATCGGAAGGACGCGTTGTTTTGTTCATGGATTGATCAGCTCGATCTCGCTCCGTGGGAAGAGGCATTCGCCGAACATGGGATTGACGCCGATGCCTATCTCGGCGCTCGTGACGAAGGTGCGCCTTTGCCTTGGGATCATTTGCACTCGGGCGTGGAGAAAGACTTCTTGTTGCGTGAACGTCGTCGGGCGCTCGAAGAGAAGAGCACACCCGATTGCCGGTACGGCGCCTGCTCGGCCTGCGGCGTGTGTGATATGGGCGATCGACGTTCCCCGTTGTCTGCCAATATGCCGGAAGAGACCCGTATTACGCCTCATTTGGTTTCAAAAACCCCATGGTGGGAAACGGAATCGGGCGAAACCGTGGACTACCCGAATATCCGTGACGAACTCGGCAAGAAAGTGGTGCATCTGAAATTGCGCTACGAAAAAACCGGCCCGGCTGTGGCGCTGAGTCAGCTGGAACTGCAAACGGTCTTCGACCGCGCCTTGCGCCGCGCCAAGCTCAAGCCGGCATTTTCCAAGGGCTTTAATCCACAACCACTGTTTCATTTTGGCTGGGCCTTGCCGGTTGGCGTCGCCAGCCTCGATGAATGGTTTGGGCTCTTTTTCCGCGTCCCGACCGACCCGGAAACCCTTCCGGACATCCTCAACGCCAAATTACCCCAAGGGATTCGCATCATCGATGCCACACCCTTGACCATGGCCCGCAAAATCCCCATGCCTACGGCCGAACGCTTTACCCTGCGCTTTGTCGATACAAAAACGACAAAATCCTTTTTACCGCTGTGGAAAGAATTCCAGGATGATTCCGAACGCATCGTGGAAGTCACCTCAAAGCGCGGGGCCAAACAGGTCGATATCCGTCCTTATTTCGCCAGCCTCGACATCCAGGACGAAAGCCTCGCCTTCGAAATCGACTGGCGACACGGCTACATGAGCCCCCTCAAACTTGTAGGCGCTGTGTGCGACGGCGTCCACGCGAGCAAATTGCTGCTGACAAAGATTGAGCAGTGTTTTGAGGATGCGGGGTAG
- a CDS encoding glycosyltransferase family 2 protein, protein MHTLTFGIVTPSFNQGRFISKAVNSVLAQTGVSLQYIVMDGQSRDETHQVMSTYGDAVTFVSEPDTGPANAINKGFARLDVDIYGWLNADDIYYPDALTTVAAFFEAHSEVDVVYGGSNHIDEDDAIIEAYPVEDFSFDVLTERCFISQPAAFFRASTVKRFGPLNETVRGMDYEYWLRLALGGATFARIPQTLAATRLHDEAFTVKHRLAVHEEINHFTKKLLGKTPDRWLFNYAHAKVEAMGITRDRHKVFAAAVGTISVWTALRMNGRVTKAMLQTIRNWLAG, encoded by the coding sequence ATGCATACACTCACATTCGGTATTGTTACGCCATCGTTTAATCAAGGCCGGTTCATCAGCAAAGCCGTTAATAGCGTGTTGGCGCAAACCGGCGTTTCGTTGCAATATATTGTCATGGATGGGCAAAGCCGTGACGAAACCCATCAGGTTATGTCGACGTATGGAGACGCGGTCACGTTCGTCAGTGAACCCGACACGGGACCAGCCAATGCCATCAATAAAGGATTCGCTCGTCTTGATGTCGACATTTACGGCTGGCTCAATGCCGATGATATCTATTATCCCGATGCATTGACCACCGTTGCCGCGTTTTTTGAGGCTCACTCTGAGGTGGATGTGGTCTATGGCGGCTCCAATCATATTGATGAAGACGATGCCATTATCGAAGCCTATCCGGTGGAAGATTTTTCCTTTGATGTGTTGACTGAACGCTGTTTCATCAGTCAACCGGCAGCATTTTTTCGTGCGTCTACCGTGAAACGCTTTGGTCCGCTGAACGAAACCGTACGTGGTATGGATTACGAATACTGGCTTCGTTTGGCGCTTGGTGGAGCGACATTTGCTCGCATTCCACAAACCTTGGCTGCGACACGGTTGCATGACGAGGCGTTTACCGTCAAACATCGTTTAGCCGTGCATGAAGAGATCAATCATTTTACGAAAAAACTGCTGGGAAAAACGCCAGACCGTTGGCTCTTCAACTATGCCCACGCGAAAGTGGAGGCCATGGGGATCACGAGAGACCGGCACAAGGTGTTTGCCGCGGCGGTTGGTACCATCTCCGTGTGGACGGCGCTCCGTATGAATGGTCGTGTCACGAAAGCCATGCTGCAAACCATTCGGAACTGGCTCGCTGGCTAG
- a CDS encoding glycosyltransferase family 4 protein: MRIGFDVSQTGKAKAGCGYLAHSLLSALSQADTENEYIQYPVFGDAFWDTDTSKTLCIKGDSRFSRGPTFSCFNTSKKFWRNPPGDFEKRLGSPDIIHSNNFYCPSALRHARLVYTLHDLSFVENPGWTTEDNRAICFNGVFTAAMHADFIVSNSRTTAEHFLRIFPHYPRERIEAISLGCRFDAQNLPTSSGAFSSMAPKSFWLSVGTVEPRKNHARLFEAYAAFKARHGHVAPLVLAGGKGWLMEEAVAKLRALGIEQDVVLTGYVSDETLSWLYANCYAFLYPSLFEGFGLPVLEAMAHGAAVVTSNTSALPEVTGPHGALLVDPTESSAIADAMTRLVEETELRETLSEQARKRAQHYSWDNAARQMMNIYEKTLALPGFRSTAGA; this comes from the coding sequence ATGCGCATTGGATTTGATGTGAGTCAGACCGGGAAGGCCAAGGCCGGCTGTGGGTATTTGGCACACTCGTTGTTGTCGGCACTTTCTCAAGCCGATACCGAGAACGAGTACATCCAATACCCTGTCTTCGGTGATGCGTTTTGGGATACGGATACGTCCAAAACGCTCTGTATCAAAGGTGATTCTCGCTTTTCGCGCGGACCGACGTTTTCCTGTTTCAATACCTCCAAAAAATTCTGGCGTAATCCCCCGGGAGATTTCGAGAAGCGATTAGGATCGCCCGACATTATTCATTCCAACAATTTTTACTGTCCGAGCGCTTTGCGTCATGCGCGTCTGGTGTACACCCTGCATGATTTGTCGTTTGTGGAAAATCCGGGGTGGACCACGGAAGACAACCGTGCCATTTGTTTCAACGGCGTATTTACGGCGGCGATGCATGCCGATTTCATCGTAAGCAACTCGCGCACCACGGCCGAGCATTTCTTACGAATATTTCCGCACTATCCCAGGGAACGGATTGAAGCCATTTCCTTGGGCTGCCGGTTTGACGCCCAAAATTTGCCAACGTCCTCTGGTGCATTTTCGAGTATGGCTCCGAAATCGTTTTGGTTGTCCGTGGGAACCGTGGAACCGCGAAAGAACCATGCGCGACTCTTCGAAGCCTATGCAGCGTTCAAGGCTCGGCATGGTCACGTCGCGCCGCTTGTCTTGGCTGGCGGCAAAGGATGGCTTATGGAAGAAGCTGTCGCCAAGCTACGCGCTCTCGGCATTGAGCAAGACGTTGTGTTGACCGGATATGTTTCGGATGAAACACTGAGCTGGTTATATGCCAATTGCTATGCGTTTTTATACCCGTCGCTTTTTGAAGGGTTTGGTCTCCCTGTGCTGGAAGCCATGGCGCATGGGGCGGCGGTTGTCACATCGAACACGAGTGCGTTGCCCGAAGTCACCGGACCTCATGGAGCGCTTCTTGTGGACCCGACCGAGAGCAGTGCCATTGCAGATGCGATGACGCGACTTGTTGAAGAAACAGAATTACGCGAAACGTTGTCAGAGCAGGCGCGAAAACGGGCTCAGCATTATTCATGGGACAACGCTGCCCGTCAGATGATGAACATATACGAAAAAACGCTTGCCTTGCCGGGGTTTCGTTCGACGGCAGGCGCATAG
- a CDS encoding glycosyltransferase — MMHTQEQSPLCWCGNTQLEPYSDAYALCRECYTLVAISGRQGAGASASTTDEGFYGKQYWLEHQRETLGQSDIAGRSVADLSERCPYWLDTLLEFRLPPARFIDLGCGHGGFVALAQAAGFSASGTEMSSFAATFAREHFGVDVLVGTAQDVEADPGSIDVLTLMDVIEHVDDPAGVLSRCRQLAGTDGLLMLQTPCFPETATYDELVARDDPFLRMMIPDEHLFLYSKTSIKQLLAEAGFIHHVFRPARFAYDMFVFASRSSLGATDTTARNAVFVGGPEKAAVGALVAACRERDEVVVRDRECQLRLIESEADRNARHDQILELTDLARTAQIRVEALQAQITELVHALKKMGLEPVFSMLAYMGRLPNTQSLFRSSSKKETAEEPEETCTKSRHVVVDLTPVLPGGANGGAKLMTLELIRNLAQLTPEWTYTLLTNDKSHDELAWLDCENITRRLTVESTAPDAENTKPHAPTRLQILKGKVRGRLVWGAEKTLPHSVLYRLKAHVHDRLNRDSSLVHSLKADLLFNPFTAPFYHDPRIPTVGVIYDLQYLYYPAFFSDEDRYQRGLHFKNAAEKSDRLVCISEYVRQTVLDNTALVPDQVETVHITMANRLPQVDKASQTEILGSLGLTAGSYFLYPANFWQHKNHKMLLTAFGMFQARHPDNAVKLVLTGAPGHEKPVIEDAVRAMKLFDMVVFPGYLDEKAFEALFANAMALIFPSLYEGFGMPVLEAFLHDVPVACSNVTSLPEVAGDAALFFDPKRPETMVTALEELAGSGLDDAEARDRREALVAKGRKRLTDFGGPEEMAKGYLAVFKDVLESTRCYENGLFGVDRDDSGEGSWTRSSFTVTAAPAEGTRLLELDVIAPPELPHKKVTVSLSGKNISSSSITLKRGERGLLTTPVKEEGGLVEITVSPSFSPKRAGLSDDPRLLGVKCLAARLRGEEETVELI; from the coding sequence ATGATGCATACTCAAGAGCAGTCTCCTCTATGCTGGTGCGGCAATACCCAACTCGAACCGTATTCCGACGCGTATGCGCTGTGTCGAGAGTGCTATACGTTGGTGGCCATATCCGGCCGACAGGGAGCAGGAGCGTCCGCGTCCACGACCGACGAAGGATTCTATGGCAAGCAATATTGGCTTGAGCATCAGCGAGAGACGCTTGGGCAGAGCGATATTGCAGGCCGGTCTGTTGCCGATTTATCGGAACGCTGTCCATACTGGCTTGATACATTGCTTGAATTCCGTCTGCCGCCGGCGCGGTTTATCGATCTCGGGTGTGGACATGGCGGATTTGTCGCTTTGGCACAGGCTGCCGGTTTCTCCGCTTCCGGGACGGAGATGAGTTCTTTTGCTGCGACGTTTGCTCGTGAACATTTTGGTGTCGATGTTCTCGTCGGCACTGCCCAGGATGTCGAGGCCGATCCTGGTTCCATCGATGTGCTGACTTTGATGGATGTGATTGAGCATGTAGACGATCCTGCTGGAGTGCTGTCCCGGTGTCGTCAGCTTGCCGGAACAGACGGCCTGTTGATGCTGCAAACACCGTGTTTTCCGGAAACAGCAACCTACGATGAACTCGTTGCCCGTGACGATCCGTTTTTGCGTATGATGATTCCGGATGAGCATTTGTTTTTATACAGTAAAACATCCATCAAACAGCTTTTGGCCGAAGCAGGCTTCATCCATCATGTGTTTCGTCCGGCACGATTTGCCTATGATATGTTTGTCTTTGCATCACGTTCTTCCCTTGGTGCAACAGACACAACAGCGCGAAACGCCGTCTTTGTCGGCGGACCGGAGAAAGCCGCTGTCGGGGCGCTTGTTGCCGCGTGTCGTGAACGTGACGAGGTGGTGGTGCGCGACCGTGAATGTCAACTTCGTCTCATTGAAAGCGAAGCCGACCGCAATGCTCGACATGATCAAATTTTGGAATTGACCGACCTTGCCCGGACGGCACAAATACGCGTTGAAGCACTCCAAGCACAGATTACCGAACTTGTTCATGCCCTCAAAAAAATGGGACTGGAGCCCGTGTTTTCAATGTTGGCATATATGGGTCGACTTCCCAATACGCAGAGCCTGTTTCGTTCCTCGTCGAAAAAAGAGACCGCGGAGGAGCCCGAGGAGACATGTACGAAGTCTCGGCATGTTGTTGTCGACCTGACGCCCGTACTGCCGGGTGGGGCCAATGGCGGGGCCAAGCTCATGACGCTTGAGTTGATACGCAATCTTGCGCAATTGACGCCGGAATGGACGTATACCCTGTTGACCAACGACAAAAGTCACGATGAGCTTGCCTGGCTTGATTGCGAAAATATCACCCGCCGCTTGACCGTGGAGAGCACAGCTCCTGATGCCGAGAACACGAAGCCGCATGCTCCTACCAGACTTCAGATACTCAAGGGCAAAGTACGGGGACGTCTCGTTTGGGGAGCGGAAAAAACGCTTCCACATTCCGTGTTGTATCGTCTCAAAGCCCATGTTCATGACCGATTGAATCGCGATAGTTCTCTTGTTCATTCTTTGAAGGCCGATCTCTTATTCAATCCGTTTACCGCGCCGTTCTATCATGACCCCCGCATTCCCACAGTGGGTGTTATTTATGATTTGCAATATCTGTATTATCCGGCGTTTTTTTCCGATGAAGATCGGTACCAGCGCGGCTTGCATTTCAAAAATGCGGCGGAAAAATCCGATCGGCTCGTATGTATTTCCGAGTATGTTCGCCAGACCGTCTTGGACAATACGGCTCTCGTCCCCGACCAGGTGGAAACGGTGCACATTACCATGGCCAACCGGTTACCGCAGGTCGATAAAGCCAGTCAGACGGAGATTCTTGGGTCTCTCGGGCTGACAGCGGGATCATATTTCCTTTATCCGGCGAATTTTTGGCAGCATAAAAATCATAAAATGCTGCTGACGGCATTCGGAATGTTTCAGGCTCGCCACCCTGACAATGCGGTCAAACTGGTGCTCACAGGGGCACCGGGGCATGAAAAGCCCGTGATTGAAGATGCGGTTCGCGCCATGAAGTTATTCGATATGGTCGTTTTCCCAGGCTATCTCGATGAAAAGGCGTTTGAAGCTTTATTTGCCAATGCCATGGCCCTTATTTTTCCGTCGCTGTACGAGGGATTCGGCATGCCGGTGCTCGAAGCCTTTTTGCATGATGTTCCGGTGGCCTGTTCCAATGTGACGAGCTTGCCGGAAGTCGCTGGCGATGCGGCGTTGTTTTTCGATCCCAAACGACCCGAGACCATGGTGACGGCGCTGGAAGAGCTTGCCGGGAGTGGCCTAGATGATGCAGAAGCCCGCGACCGGCGGGAGGCGCTGGTGGCCAAAGGACGCAAGCGGCTTACCGATTTCGGTGGGCCTGAAGAAATGGCCAAAGGCTATCTGGCGGTTTTCAAAGATGTTCTTGAGTCGACACGATGCTATGAGAATGGCTTGTTTGGCGTGGATAGAGACGACTCTGGTGAAGGCTCGTGGACGCGGTCGTCGTTTACCGTGACCGCAGCTCCGGCAGAAGGGACACGACTGCTCGAACTCGATGTGATTGCTCCACCGGAACTGCCTCATAAGAAAGTAACGGTCAGTTTGTCCGGAAAAAATATTTCTTCGTCCAGCATCACATTGAAACGTGGTGAACGTGGTTTGTTGACGACCCCCGTGAAAGAAGAGGGGGGACTTGTCGAAATCACCGTCTCTCCCTCGTTCAGTCCCAAACGCGCTGGTCTCAGTGATGATCCTCGTCTTCTTGGCGTCAAATGCCTCGCCGCCCGTTTACGTGGTGAGGAGGAGACTGTGGAGTTGATATAA
- a CDS encoding ABC transporter ATP-binding protein, whose product MPSDISSSETNQPLMRVEGLSKTYRLYDRPLDRLKQAVWGRPDRMFCKEHHALVDVSFSIQRGEAFGIIGRNGAGKSTLLQILAGVLAPTTGLVYVPPRVSALLELGSGFNPEYTGRRNIFMNAAMLGIPKDVVRDKLDDMLGFADIGDYIDQPVKTYSSGMFMRLAFAVTTSLEPDVLIIDEALAVGDVFFRQKCYARLEGLLAKGTAVILVSHAMNDVAQFCRRALYLQHGRTRFLGDASEAVKLYMVLASGQIVHQVETPDAGFDTQKTPATTEGMTIADSDYWPPAEAMLDISTVSMATGDHMALLDVALCDSTGNPRGSFEQGETVVVYCRYRAHDDIGVPIAGVELANEKRVIVFGKNTLQFDNPVPRAVRAGQEIRLRFELQLDLAPGEYTFNLGFSTMTPRDYDRRSDFFHADLEGVIQILHIATGVGAFLVQYRVRNTEPVQLTHHGVANLPGRATMLVGPVGETTTPET is encoded by the coding sequence ATGCCGTCTGATATTTCTTCGTCCGAGACCAACCAACCGCTCATGCGGGTTGAAGGATTGTCCAAAACATATCGCCTCTATGATCGGCCTCTTGATAGGCTCAAGCAGGCCGTATGGGGTCGACCCGATCGCATGTTCTGTAAGGAGCATCACGCACTTGTCGATGTGTCGTTTTCCATACAGCGTGGAGAAGCTTTCGGCATCATTGGCCGCAATGGAGCGGGAAAAAGCACATTGTTGCAGATTCTTGCCGGTGTTCTTGCGCCAACGACGGGATTGGTCTACGTGCCGCCGCGCGTCAGTGCGCTCCTTGAACTCGGCAGTGGCTTCAATCCGGAATATACAGGACGCCGCAATATATTTATGAATGCGGCGATGTTAGGTATTCCGAAGGACGTGGTGCGCGACAAGCTTGATGACATGCTTGGCTTTGCCGACATTGGCGATTACATCGACCAACCCGTCAAAACCTATTCCAGCGGTATGTTCATGCGCCTGGCCTTTGCCGTCACCACGAGTCTGGAGCCGGACGTTCTGATTATCGACGAAGCCTTGGCGGTGGGCGACGTGTTTTTTCGTCAAAAATGCTATGCCCGTTTGGAAGGGCTCTTGGCGAAGGGAACAGCGGTCATTCTTGTTTCGCATGCCATGAACGACGTTGCACAATTTTGCCGACGCGCTTTGTATCTCCAACACGGACGAACCCGCTTTCTTGGGGATGCTTCTGAAGCCGTGAAACTTTATATGGTTCTTGCGTCGGGACAAATCGTTCATCAGGTCGAGACACCAGACGCCGGATTCGATACACAAAAAACACCGGCGACGACGGAAGGAATGACCATCGCTGACAGCGATTATTGGCCCCCTGCAGAAGCGATGCTTGATATCTCGACGGTGTCCATGGCGACGGGTGATCATATGGCGTTACTTGACGTTGCGCTGTGCGACTCTACGGGGAATCCTCGCGGAAGTTTCGAGCAAGGGGAGACCGTTGTAGTATATTGCCGTTATCGGGCGCATGACGATATCGGAGTTCCCATCGCCGGCGTGGAACTTGCCAACGAGAAGCGTGTCATTGTTTTTGGAAAGAACACGTTGCAATTCGATAATCCCGTTCCAAGGGCAGTCCGAGCTGGCCAGGAAATTCGATTACGATTTGAGTTGCAGCTTGATCTTGCGCCAGGTGAATATACGTTCAATCTCGGTTTCTCCACGATGACGCCACGGGATTATGACCGGCGTTCCGATTTTTTTCATGCCGATCTCGAAGGGGTGATTCAGATTCTTCATATCGCCACCGGAGTCGGTGCGTTTCTTGTTCAATACCGTGTGCGCAATACCGAACCGGTTCAACTTACCCATCATGGGGTCGCCAATCTGCCCGGTCGGGCCACCATGTTGGTTGGTCCCGTAGGGGAAACCACAACTCCGGAAACATGA